Proteins encoded in a region of the Candidatus Obscuribacter sp. genome:
- the rph gene encoding ribonuclease PH has translation MLKRRDSRQWDQLRPVKFTRNYTKNADGSVFAEFGDTKVFCTAKIEERVPAFLIGKGEGWVTAEYSMLPGSTLVRSPREVTRGQPSGRTSEIQRLIGRCLRAVVDRRSMGERTITIDCDVLQADAGTRVASICAGFVALYDALSKLRKSGVFDDLPITEHMAAVSIVQINGQLLLDPNYSEDSQAEMDSNIVLTESGKILELQMTSEAKPYDPTKLNDLMLLANKGIKEIIGMQIDCLNRR, from the coding sequence ATGCTGAAGCGGCGCGATAGTAGACAATGGGACCAGCTCAGGCCAGTAAAGTTTACGCGCAACTATACAAAAAATGCTGATGGATCGGTCTTTGCCGAGTTTGGAGACACAAAAGTCTTCTGTACCGCCAAGATCGAAGAACGTGTACCTGCTTTTCTCATCGGTAAAGGTGAAGGCTGGGTCACGGCTGAATACTCCATGCTACCGGGCTCAACCCTGGTCAGATCGCCCCGCGAAGTGACGCGTGGACAACCGTCTGGTCGCACCAGCGAAATCCAGAGATTGATTGGGCGCTGTCTGAGAGCTGTAGTAGACCGCCGCTCCATGGGCGAACGCACAATTACCATCGACTGCGATGTACTCCAGGCTGATGCCGGCACTCGTGTAGCCAGTATCTGTGCCGGATTTGTCGCACTCTATGATGCTCTTAGTAAATTGCGCAAATCTGGAGTCTTTGATGACCTGCCAATTACAGAGCATATGGCAGCAGTATCAATCGTCCAGATTAACGGACAACTTTTGCTAGATCCCAATTACAGTGAGGACTCTCAAGCTGAGATGGACTCCAATATCGTTTTGACCGAATCAGGCAAAATCCTCGAGTTGCAGATGACTTCTGAGGCTAAGCCATACGATCCGACCAAACTTAACGATTTGATGCTTTTGGCCAATAAAGGCATAAAAGAAATCATTGGAATGCAAATAGATTGTCTTAACAGACGCTAA
- a CDS encoding AarF/ABC1/UbiB kinase family protein gives MTVEEILDFNPIKESFKDVTAFKLFVSTCIVISRIYRLQGIKAAVRVLPIVWTIIWATRGFSRYHAEQFEMLKEGNDEAIDKEEEALSSADYEEYRRLGRWLTRRLHDLGPTFIKIGQTLSTRADLLPLPAMLELAKLQEEVDPFDYEIAEAVIMRELGDKPENLYKEFDKVSLATASLSQAYKATLHDGREVVVKVQRPDLSKIIVVDIQILAAVADEVMKYPSLCRHTDWPGIVEEFAKTIMEEVDYIREGRNADVFRSNYRNFDSIYIPRIIWKLTGRRVLTIEYVSGLRITDVEGIKAMGLDPQEITRTGANFYLRQLLEEGFFHADPHPGNMRVMADGRVGIFDFGMVGRISPELKGHLVNAFLHTIQREYRLLVDDFVGMGFLKADADREALCADLTPILDARFAEGMSRVRFRKMLFDFSEVCFQYPFRLPSEFTYVMRALLTLEGIALTINPEFNFVDAAMPFAHRLIFKNNQVLSQAIFKEVFTDGKFNRQAAIKLIKTAASFSSSLR, from the coding sequence GTGACTGTAGAAGAGATACTAGACTTCAACCCCATAAAAGAGTCCTTTAAGGACGTAACAGCCTTTAAGCTGTTTGTCTCGACTTGCATTGTTATCAGCCGGATCTACAGACTGCAGGGCATTAAAGCGGCAGTCCGGGTCCTGCCTATTGTCTGGACCATCATCTGGGCTACTCGCGGCTTTAGCCGTTACCACGCTGAGCAATTTGAAATGCTCAAAGAAGGCAATGATGAGGCTATAGATAAAGAAGAAGAGGCACTCTCCTCTGCCGATTACGAAGAATACCGTAGGCTTGGACGCTGGCTCACCAGACGCCTGCACGACCTGGGACCGACTTTTATCAAAATCGGTCAGACACTCTCCACTCGCGCTGACCTCCTACCCCTGCCAGCTATGCTTGAGCTGGCCAAACTCCAGGAAGAAGTCGATCCCTTTGACTATGAAATAGCCGAAGCGGTAATCATGCGCGAACTGGGCGACAAACCGGAGAATCTCTATAAAGAGTTTGACAAAGTATCGCTGGCCACAGCCAGTCTGAGCCAGGCTTACAAAGCCACTCTCCACGACGGCCGCGAAGTCGTGGTTAAAGTACAGCGCCCGGACCTCTCCAAAATAATCGTGGTAGACATCCAGATATTGGCAGCAGTAGCTGATGAAGTGATGAAATACCCCAGTCTCTGCCGTCATACCGACTGGCCAGGGATTGTCGAAGAATTTGCCAAAACCATCATGGAAGAGGTTGATTACATCAGAGAAGGGCGCAATGCCGACGTCTTTAGAAGTAATTACCGCAACTTTGACAGTATTTATATCCCCCGCATCATCTGGAAGCTCACCGGCAGAAGGGTTTTGACAATAGAGTATGTCTCTGGTCTGCGCATCACCGATGTCGAAGGCATCAAAGCGATGGGACTGGATCCCCAAGAAATCACCAGAACTGGCGCCAATTTCTATCTGAGACAGTTATTGGAAGAAGGCTTCTTCCACGCTGACCCCCACCCGGGCAATATGCGGGTGATGGCAGATGGCCGCGTTGGTATCTTTGATTTTGGTATGGTTGGACGCATCTCACCAGAGCTAAAAGGTCACCTGGTCAATGCCTTCTTGCATACAATCCAGAGAGAATACAGACTCCTGGTAGATGACTTTGTTGGTATGGGCTTCCTCAAAGCTGACGCTGATAGAGAGGCACTTTGTGCTGACCTGACGCCCATCCTTGATGCTCGCTTTGCCGAAGGCATGTCTAGAGTGCGCTTCCGCAAGATGCTCTTTGATTTCTCCGAAGTCTGCTTCCAGTATCCCTTCCGCCTGCCATCAGAATTTACCTATGTAATGCGTGCTCTTTTAACGCTGGAAGGTATTGCACTGACTATCAACCCCGAATTTAACTTCGTTGATGCCGCTATGCCTTTTGCTCACAGACTGATTTTCAAAAACAATCAGGTCTTGAGTCAGGCAATCTTCAAAGAAGTATTTACCGATGGAAAGTTCAATCGGCAGGCCGCAATCAAGCTAATTAAGACTGCAGCCTCATTCTCCAGTTCACTTCGCTAA
- a CDS encoding zinc ribbon domain-containing protein produces MTTTNLITPGFGAATKPSTLVGCAHCNHYIESVAKFCGNCGAAHNATPTPVENKVSNVKHITDELRAFASSKNRAESNRANVVSAAQAKNSATPSFARKKKKAVSPAIREELLHIETMLVRERFFLLMHCGIFLVINLIGLFIACKCYFEYIGDEITKIMMASTPLLFINLVGLTCLVPIKGTKKEIARLVERKTYLKLHVEYDSLT; encoded by the coding sequence ATGACCACGACTAACCTGATTACTCCAGGCTTTGGCGCAGCAACTAAACCCTCCACTCTGGTGGGCTGCGCTCACTGCAATCATTACATCGAGAGTGTCGCCAAATTTTGCGGCAACTGCGGAGCGGCTCACAATGCCACTCCTACTCCAGTCGAAAACAAAGTCAGTAACGTCAAGCACATTACTGACGAGCTGAGAGCTTTTGCTAGTAGCAAAAATCGAGCTGAGTCTAACCGCGCCAACGTAGTCTCAGCAGCTCAAGCAAAAAACAGTGCCACTCCCTCTTTTGCTCGCAAAAAGAAAAAAGCAGTCTCACCAGCTATTCGCGAAGAACTGCTCCATATAGAGACAATGCTAGTGCGTGAGCGCTTCTTCTTATTGATGCACTGCGGCATCTTTCTGGTAATCAATTTAATTGGCTTGTTTATAGCCTGCAAATGCTATTTTGAATACATTGGTGATGAAATCACCAAGATCATGATGGCTTCTACACCTTTGTTATTTATCAATCTGGTGGGATTGACCTGCCTGGTACCAATCAAAGGCACAAAAAAAGAAATCGCCCGGCTAGTTGAGCGCAAAACCTACCTCAAGCTGCACGTCGAATATGACAGCCTCACATAA